Proteins found in one Methylobacterium sp. CB376 genomic segment:
- a CDS encoding ligase-associated DNA damage response exonuclease, translated as MARSDDLLTLTREGLYCPLGDFHVDPVRPVPRALITHGHSDHARAGHGRVLATPETLRIMAVRYGEDFCGARQEARLGEVLRLGDVAVRFAPAGHVLGSAQIVIEAAARRIVVSGDYKRAPDPTCLPFELVPCDVFITEATFGLPVFRHPDAADEVGKLLDSVRLFPERTHIVGAYSLGKAQRVMALLRAAGYDAPIHLHGALEKLTDLYKRERIPLGETPKVAAADRPKLGGAVVLCPPSAIQDLWSRKFPDPVTAFASGWMRVRARARQKGVELPLVISDHSDWDDLCRTIAETGAGEVWVTHGQEDALVHWCATRGIAARPLHMLGYGDEGEAEPAPGDAEPTRGGTQPARGGAGPAQGGAA; from the coding sequence ATGGCCAGAAGCGACGACCTCCTCACCCTCACCCGCGAGGGCCTCTACTGCCCGCTCGGCGACTTCCACGTCGACCCGGTCCGCCCGGTGCCGCGGGCGCTCATCACCCACGGCCATTCCGACCACGCCCGCGCCGGCCACGGCCGCGTGCTCGCGACGCCCGAGACCCTGCGCATCATGGCGGTGCGCTACGGCGAGGACTTCTGCGGCGCCCGCCAGGAGGCGCGGCTCGGGGAGGTGCTCCGCCTCGGCGACGTCGCCGTCCGCTTCGCGCCCGCCGGCCACGTGCTGGGCTCGGCCCAGATCGTGATCGAGGCCGCCGCCCGCCGCATCGTCGTCTCGGGCGACTACAAGCGGGCCCCCGACCCGACCTGCCTGCCCTTCGAACTCGTCCCCTGCGACGTGTTCATCACCGAGGCGACCTTCGGCCTGCCGGTCTTCCGCCACCCGGACGCGGCCGACGAGGTGGGCAAGCTCCTCGATTCCGTGCGGCTCTTCCCCGAGCGCACCCACATCGTCGGCGCCTACAGCCTCGGCAAGGCGCAGCGCGTGATGGCGCTCCTGCGCGCCGCCGGCTACGACGCGCCGATCCACCTGCACGGGGCGCTGGAGAAGCTCACCGACCTCTACAAGCGCGAGCGGATCCCCCTCGGCGAGACCCCGAAGGTCGCGGCCGCCGACCGGCCGAAGCTCGGGGGCGCCGTCGTGCTCTGCCCGCCCTCCGCCATCCAGGATCTCTGGTCGCGCAAGTTCCCCGATCCGGTCACGGCCTTCGCGTCGGGCTGGATGCGGGTGCGCGCGCGGGCCCGCCAGAAGGGCGTCGAACTGCCCCTCGTCATCTCCGACCACTCGGATTGGGACGATCTCTGCCGGACCATCGCGGAGACCGGCGCGGGCGAGGTCTGGGTCACCCACGGCCAGGAGGACGCGCTCGTGCATTGGTGCGCGACGCGGGGCATCGCCGCCCGGCCCCTGCACATGCTCGGCTACGGCGACGAGGGCGAGGCGGAACCGGCCCCGGGCGACGCGGAGCCCACGCGGGGCGGGACGCAGCCCGCCCGCGGCGGGGCGGGCCCCGCCCAGGGGGGCGCCGCGTGA